From one Mya arenaria isolate MELC-2E11 chromosome 4, ASM2691426v1 genomic stretch:
- the LOC128232543 gene encoding tyrosinase-like protein 2 isoform X1: MTTFSQIIEGLVLGLLSILVSVQWCAARIEPLTYLPPDLQGYFDTCHSTGNFTTYPGEIPFWASMQLFVCRFVQHRQLSSEETRFVYNTIGSSLSPLYGGQRRVKRQASTPPRIRKEVRAMTIPERVQYFNALNRLKHDRRLRPNIYDVLSSFHEGDLIALAHFGPAFPGWHRLYLWLFESFLRLYNPRVTIPYWASHLDNDMDDSRQSVIFSDAFFGPGVGPPTSGPFRSWQTANPNTVFTRAIGNGGLYTYDGIQRILIRTRNRDILIPTAQADSNFEMQHGAAHVYVGGSMNNLNEATRDPIFFSHHCFVDQIWERFRFGQRVAGVPTQSDYPWDPNDPRFRPGHNPDGMMGFFPAGELNIDFTQRTGYSDLFFSLVQYEPVPSCPRCGDSPYLWCNRRLNPARCVSRTTAEMRTSNRDLVDNMPGLLPTGSGTVAGRKKRQVTQPTDQVCSKLPFIDDYDVNTMSNNLPNSWAYVPVKVVTKRPVNFHGFQKYSLYGVQNNNNGLKNVFVTPGNYAGYSTCNKRMSEAGKVKIVAYGLNHYAYSQEYVITDNRLGISESSGVIQVKMPAGTTMSDVMVAAFDECGRVCRPYCKQGTSMTHNGDEGFSGGIRVSAQSPTQYSSSYGDALLGMWNIPSQNSCPSIDLSQVPLSFFCDYTDAWLWDSVNQSPRGVSRGSVPQKIHVRQGSGRQKLRQRPPHGIRPNLRHVLPPSVPGPHTVYSRRRTSRSLIQ, encoded by the exons ATGACTACGTTCTCGCAAATTATAGAGGGATTG GTACTTGGGTTGTTGTCGATATTGGTGTCGGTACAATGGTGTGCCGCCCGGATAGAGCCGCTGACCTACCTCCCGCCGGACCTTCAAGGATACTTCGATACATGCCACAGTACCGGAAACTTTACCACGTATCCAG GCGAGATTCCGTTCTGGGCGTCAATGCAACTTTTTGTCTGCAGATTTGTTCAGCACAGGCAACTGAGTAGTGAGGAAACAAGATTCGTGTATAACACAATAGGCTCCTCTCTGTCACCCTTGTATGGCGGTCAACGACGGGTAAAACGACAGGCGTCTACACCACCTAGAATACGGAAAGAAGTCCGGGCAATGACAATACCAGAACGGGTTCAATATTTCAACGCTCTGAATAGGCTTAAACATGATAGG AGGCTTCGACCAAATATCTACGATGTTTTGTCATCTTTCCACGAAGGAGATCTCATTGCGTTAGCCCATTTTGGTCCCGCATTTCCAGGCTGGCACAGACTCTATCTCTGGCT ATTCGAATCGTTTCTCCGGCTCTACAATCCAAGAGTTACAATACCGTATTGGGCTTCACATTTAGATAACGATATGGACGACTCTAGACAATCCGTCATATTCAGCGATGCATTCTTTGGCCCAGGAGTAGGTCCACCAACTTCTGGACCCTTCCGGAGTTGGCAAACTGCTAACCCGAATACTGTATTCACGCGCGCCATTGGCAATGGTGGGCTCTACACTTACGACGGAATTCAGAGAATTCTTATAAGGACAAGAAATCGGGATATATTAATTCCAACAGCGCAGGCAGACAGTAACTTTGAAATGCAACATGGTGCAGCACATGTCTATGTAGGCGGTTCTATGAATAATTTAAACGAGGCCACACGGGACCCTATTTTCTTTAGCCATCATTGCTTTGTTGATCAAATCTGGGAACGTTTTCGATTTGGACAAAGAGTAGCAGGTGTGCCGACGCAGAGTGACTATCCATGGGACCCAAATGATCCCAGATTTAGACCAGGTCATAATCCTGATGGAATGATGGGCTTTTTTCCGGCTGGTGAACTTAACATTGACTTTACACAACGTACAGGTTATTCTGATTTATTCTTCAGTCTAGTGCAGTATGAACCAGTACCTTCTTGTCCTCGTTGCGGTGACTCGCCATATTTATGGTGTAACCGGAGATTAAACCCTGCGCGATGTGTATCTCGAACAACAGCAGAAATGAGAACTTCAAATAGGGATCTTGTTGACAATATGCCTGGTCTTTTACCAACTGGGTCGGGAACTGTTGCTGGACGCAAGAAGAGACAAGTAACCCAACCTACAGATCAAGTTTGTTCGAAACTACCTTTtattgatgattatgatgtGAATACTATGTCTAATAACCTTCCCAATTCATGGGCATATGTTCCTGTAAAAGTGGTAACAAAACGCCCAGTCAACTTCCACGGCTTTCAGAAATACAGTCTGTATGGtgtacaaaataacaacaacggGTTGAAGAATGTATTCGTAACACCCGGGAACTACGCAGGGTACAGCACATGCAACAAGCGTATGAGTGAAGCAGGAAAGGTTAAGATTGTTGCTTATGGACTGAATCATTACGCCTATTCGCAGGAGTACGTCATAACTGATAATCGACTTGGAATCAGTGAATCGAGTGGAGTTATTCAAGTTAAAATGCCAGCTGGTACCACCATGTCTGATGTAATGGTTGCTGCTTTTGACGAATGCGGTAGAGTTTGTAGACCATACTGTAAGCAAGGCACGTCTATGACACATAACGGTGATGAAGGTTTTAGTGGCGGCATCCGAGTATCTGCTCAATCGCCCACACAGTACAGTTCCTCATATGGTGATGCCTTGCTCGGTATGTGGAACATACCCTCGCAAAATTCCTGCCCTTCAATTGATCTTAGCCAAGTTCCTCTTTCGTTTTTCTGCGACTATACCGATGCGTGGTTGTGGGATTCGGTTAACCAAAGTCCCAGAGGTGTTTCAAGGGGATCAGTGCCGCAGAAAATCCATGTGAGGCAAGGTTCAGGCAGACAAAAGTTAAGACAAAGACCTCCCCATGGCATTAGGCCAAATCTACGCCATGTTC ttCCACCATCGGTTCCCGGGCCTCATACCGTGTATTCCCGTAGAAGGACATCGCGCAGTCTCATCCAATAG
- the LOC128232543 gene encoding tyrosinase-like protein 2 isoform X3, whose protein sequence is MVLGLLSILVSVQWCAARIEPLTYLPPDLQGYFDTCHSTGNFTTYPGEIPFWASMQLFVCRFVQHRQLSSEETRFVYNTIGSSLSPLYGGQRRVKRQASTPPRIRKEVRAMTIPERVQYFNALNRLKHDRRLRPNIYDVLSSFHEGDLIALAHFGPAFPGWHRLYLWLFESFLRLYNPRVTIPYWASHLDNDMDDSRQSVIFSDAFFGPGVGPPTSGPFRSWQTANPNTVFTRAIGNGGLYTYDGIQRILIRTRNRDILIPTAQADSNFEMQHGAAHVYVGGSMNNLNEATRDPIFFSHHCFVDQIWERFRFGQRVAGVPTQSDYPWDPNDPRFRPGHNPDGMMGFFPAGELNIDFTQRTGYSDLFFSLVQYEPVPSCPRCGDSPYLWCNRRLNPARCVSRTTAEMRTSNRDLVDNMPGLLPTGSGTVAGRKKRQVTQPTDQVCSKLPFIDDYDVNTMSNNLPNSWAYVPVKVVTKRPVNFHGFQKYSLYGVQNNNNGLKNVFVTPGNYAGYSTCNKRMSEAGKVKIVAYGLNHYAYSQEYVITDNRLGISESSGVIQVKMPAGTTMSDVMVAAFDECGRVCRPYCKQGTSMTHNGDEGFSGGIRVSAQSPTQYSSSYGDALLGMWNIPSQNSCPSIDLSQVPLSFFCDYTDAWLWDSVNQSPRGVSRGSVPQKIHVRQGSGRQKLRQRPPHGIRPNLRHVLPPSVPGPHTVYSRRRTSRSLIQ, encoded by the exons atg GTACTTGGGTTGTTGTCGATATTGGTGTCGGTACAATGGTGTGCCGCCCGGATAGAGCCGCTGACCTACCTCCCGCCGGACCTTCAAGGATACTTCGATACATGCCACAGTACCGGAAACTTTACCACGTATCCAG GCGAGATTCCGTTCTGGGCGTCAATGCAACTTTTTGTCTGCAGATTTGTTCAGCACAGGCAACTGAGTAGTGAGGAAACAAGATTCGTGTATAACACAATAGGCTCCTCTCTGTCACCCTTGTATGGCGGTCAACGACGGGTAAAACGACAGGCGTCTACACCACCTAGAATACGGAAAGAAGTCCGGGCAATGACAATACCAGAACGGGTTCAATATTTCAACGCTCTGAATAGGCTTAAACATGATAGG AGGCTTCGACCAAATATCTACGATGTTTTGTCATCTTTCCACGAAGGAGATCTCATTGCGTTAGCCCATTTTGGTCCCGCATTTCCAGGCTGGCACAGACTCTATCTCTGGCT ATTCGAATCGTTTCTCCGGCTCTACAATCCAAGAGTTACAATACCGTATTGGGCTTCACATTTAGATAACGATATGGACGACTCTAGACAATCCGTCATATTCAGCGATGCATTCTTTGGCCCAGGAGTAGGTCCACCAACTTCTGGACCCTTCCGGAGTTGGCAAACTGCTAACCCGAATACTGTATTCACGCGCGCCATTGGCAATGGTGGGCTCTACACTTACGACGGAATTCAGAGAATTCTTATAAGGACAAGAAATCGGGATATATTAATTCCAACAGCGCAGGCAGACAGTAACTTTGAAATGCAACATGGTGCAGCACATGTCTATGTAGGCGGTTCTATGAATAATTTAAACGAGGCCACACGGGACCCTATTTTCTTTAGCCATCATTGCTTTGTTGATCAAATCTGGGAACGTTTTCGATTTGGACAAAGAGTAGCAGGTGTGCCGACGCAGAGTGACTATCCATGGGACCCAAATGATCCCAGATTTAGACCAGGTCATAATCCTGATGGAATGATGGGCTTTTTTCCGGCTGGTGAACTTAACATTGACTTTACACAACGTACAGGTTATTCTGATTTATTCTTCAGTCTAGTGCAGTATGAACCAGTACCTTCTTGTCCTCGTTGCGGTGACTCGCCATATTTATGGTGTAACCGGAGATTAAACCCTGCGCGATGTGTATCTCGAACAACAGCAGAAATGAGAACTTCAAATAGGGATCTTGTTGACAATATGCCTGGTCTTTTACCAACTGGGTCGGGAACTGTTGCTGGACGCAAGAAGAGACAAGTAACCCAACCTACAGATCAAGTTTGTTCGAAACTACCTTTtattgatgattatgatgtGAATACTATGTCTAATAACCTTCCCAATTCATGGGCATATGTTCCTGTAAAAGTGGTAACAAAACGCCCAGTCAACTTCCACGGCTTTCAGAAATACAGTCTGTATGGtgtacaaaataacaacaacggGTTGAAGAATGTATTCGTAACACCCGGGAACTACGCAGGGTACAGCACATGCAACAAGCGTATGAGTGAAGCAGGAAAGGTTAAGATTGTTGCTTATGGACTGAATCATTACGCCTATTCGCAGGAGTACGTCATAACTGATAATCGACTTGGAATCAGTGAATCGAGTGGAGTTATTCAAGTTAAAATGCCAGCTGGTACCACCATGTCTGATGTAATGGTTGCTGCTTTTGACGAATGCGGTAGAGTTTGTAGACCATACTGTAAGCAAGGCACGTCTATGACACATAACGGTGATGAAGGTTTTAGTGGCGGCATCCGAGTATCTGCTCAATCGCCCACACAGTACAGTTCCTCATATGGTGATGCCTTGCTCGGTATGTGGAACATACCCTCGCAAAATTCCTGCCCTTCAATTGATCTTAGCCAAGTTCCTCTTTCGTTTTTCTGCGACTATACCGATGCGTGGTTGTGGGATTCGGTTAACCAAAGTCCCAGAGGTGTTTCAAGGGGATCAGTGCCGCAGAAAATCCATGTGAGGCAAGGTTCAGGCAGACAAAAGTTAAGACAAAGACCTCCCCATGGCATTAGGCCAAATCTACGCCATGTTC ttCCACCATCGGTTCCCGGGCCTCATACCGTGTATTCCCGTAGAAGGACATCGCGCAGTCTCATCCAATAG
- the LOC128232543 gene encoding tyrosinase-like protein 2 isoform X2 produces MWIRTVLGLLSILVSVQWCAARIEPLTYLPPDLQGYFDTCHSTGNFTTYPGEIPFWASMQLFVCRFVQHRQLSSEETRFVYNTIGSSLSPLYGGQRRVKRQASTPPRIRKEVRAMTIPERVQYFNALNRLKHDRRLRPNIYDVLSSFHEGDLIALAHFGPAFPGWHRLYLWLFESFLRLYNPRVTIPYWASHLDNDMDDSRQSVIFSDAFFGPGVGPPTSGPFRSWQTANPNTVFTRAIGNGGLYTYDGIQRILIRTRNRDILIPTAQADSNFEMQHGAAHVYVGGSMNNLNEATRDPIFFSHHCFVDQIWERFRFGQRVAGVPTQSDYPWDPNDPRFRPGHNPDGMMGFFPAGELNIDFTQRTGYSDLFFSLVQYEPVPSCPRCGDSPYLWCNRRLNPARCVSRTTAEMRTSNRDLVDNMPGLLPTGSGTVAGRKKRQVTQPTDQVCSKLPFIDDYDVNTMSNNLPNSWAYVPVKVVTKRPVNFHGFQKYSLYGVQNNNNGLKNVFVTPGNYAGYSTCNKRMSEAGKVKIVAYGLNHYAYSQEYVITDNRLGISESSGVIQVKMPAGTTMSDVMVAAFDECGRVCRPYCKQGTSMTHNGDEGFSGGIRVSAQSPTQYSSSYGDALLGMWNIPSQNSCPSIDLSQVPLSFFCDYTDAWLWDSVNQSPRGVSRGSVPQKIHVRQGSGRQKLRQRPPHGIRPNLRHVLPPSVPGPHTVYSRRRTSRSLIQ; encoded by the exons ATGTGGATACGGACG GTACTTGGGTTGTTGTCGATATTGGTGTCGGTACAATGGTGTGCCGCCCGGATAGAGCCGCTGACCTACCTCCCGCCGGACCTTCAAGGATACTTCGATACATGCCACAGTACCGGAAACTTTACCACGTATCCAG GCGAGATTCCGTTCTGGGCGTCAATGCAACTTTTTGTCTGCAGATTTGTTCAGCACAGGCAACTGAGTAGTGAGGAAACAAGATTCGTGTATAACACAATAGGCTCCTCTCTGTCACCCTTGTATGGCGGTCAACGACGGGTAAAACGACAGGCGTCTACACCACCTAGAATACGGAAAGAAGTCCGGGCAATGACAATACCAGAACGGGTTCAATATTTCAACGCTCTGAATAGGCTTAAACATGATAGG AGGCTTCGACCAAATATCTACGATGTTTTGTCATCTTTCCACGAAGGAGATCTCATTGCGTTAGCCCATTTTGGTCCCGCATTTCCAGGCTGGCACAGACTCTATCTCTGGCT ATTCGAATCGTTTCTCCGGCTCTACAATCCAAGAGTTACAATACCGTATTGGGCTTCACATTTAGATAACGATATGGACGACTCTAGACAATCCGTCATATTCAGCGATGCATTCTTTGGCCCAGGAGTAGGTCCACCAACTTCTGGACCCTTCCGGAGTTGGCAAACTGCTAACCCGAATACTGTATTCACGCGCGCCATTGGCAATGGTGGGCTCTACACTTACGACGGAATTCAGAGAATTCTTATAAGGACAAGAAATCGGGATATATTAATTCCAACAGCGCAGGCAGACAGTAACTTTGAAATGCAACATGGTGCAGCACATGTCTATGTAGGCGGTTCTATGAATAATTTAAACGAGGCCACACGGGACCCTATTTTCTTTAGCCATCATTGCTTTGTTGATCAAATCTGGGAACGTTTTCGATTTGGACAAAGAGTAGCAGGTGTGCCGACGCAGAGTGACTATCCATGGGACCCAAATGATCCCAGATTTAGACCAGGTCATAATCCTGATGGAATGATGGGCTTTTTTCCGGCTGGTGAACTTAACATTGACTTTACACAACGTACAGGTTATTCTGATTTATTCTTCAGTCTAGTGCAGTATGAACCAGTACCTTCTTGTCCTCGTTGCGGTGACTCGCCATATTTATGGTGTAACCGGAGATTAAACCCTGCGCGATGTGTATCTCGAACAACAGCAGAAATGAGAACTTCAAATAGGGATCTTGTTGACAATATGCCTGGTCTTTTACCAACTGGGTCGGGAACTGTTGCTGGACGCAAGAAGAGACAAGTAACCCAACCTACAGATCAAGTTTGTTCGAAACTACCTTTtattgatgattatgatgtGAATACTATGTCTAATAACCTTCCCAATTCATGGGCATATGTTCCTGTAAAAGTGGTAACAAAACGCCCAGTCAACTTCCACGGCTTTCAGAAATACAGTCTGTATGGtgtacaaaataacaacaacggGTTGAAGAATGTATTCGTAACACCCGGGAACTACGCAGGGTACAGCACATGCAACAAGCGTATGAGTGAAGCAGGAAAGGTTAAGATTGTTGCTTATGGACTGAATCATTACGCCTATTCGCAGGAGTACGTCATAACTGATAATCGACTTGGAATCAGTGAATCGAGTGGAGTTATTCAAGTTAAAATGCCAGCTGGTACCACCATGTCTGATGTAATGGTTGCTGCTTTTGACGAATGCGGTAGAGTTTGTAGACCATACTGTAAGCAAGGCACGTCTATGACACATAACGGTGATGAAGGTTTTAGTGGCGGCATCCGAGTATCTGCTCAATCGCCCACACAGTACAGTTCCTCATATGGTGATGCCTTGCTCGGTATGTGGAACATACCCTCGCAAAATTCCTGCCCTTCAATTGATCTTAGCCAAGTTCCTCTTTCGTTTTTCTGCGACTATACCGATGCGTGGTTGTGGGATTCGGTTAACCAAAGTCCCAGAGGTGTTTCAAGGGGATCAGTGCCGCAGAAAATCCATGTGAGGCAAGGTTCAGGCAGACAAAAGTTAAGACAAAGACCTCCCCATGGCATTAGGCCAAATCTACGCCATGTTC ttCCACCATCGGTTCCCGGGCCTCATACCGTGTATTCCCGTAGAAGGACATCGCGCAGTCTCATCCAATAG